Proteins from a genomic interval of Tenacibaculum sp. SZ-18:
- a CDS encoding YeeE/YedE family protein has protein sequence MEILLQPWPWYVSGPLISMILFLFFYFGKSFGVSTNLETICTIAGADKLSDYFKKDWRERDWSLLFLVGLIIGGFISSTFLTPYGLDSINPETIKELETLGFTYNQNSYVPDELFSLNTTLTIKGFLLLLFAGILIGFGTRYAGGCTSGHAITGLSNLQLPSLIAVIGFFIGGLIMIWLIFPLIFG, from the coding sequence ATGGAAATACTTTTACAACCTTGGCCTTGGTATGTGTCAGGACCTTTGATATCAATGATTCTCTTTTTATTTTTTTACTTTGGTAAAAGCTTTGGAGTTTCAACTAATTTAGAAACCATTTGTACCATTGCTGGGGCAGATAAATTATCAGATTACTTTAAAAAAGATTGGAGAGAACGCGATTGGAGTTTACTCTTTTTAGTTGGACTTATTATTGGTGGTTTTATTAGTTCTACCTTTTTAACACCTTATGGATTAGATTCTATAAATCCAGAAACTATAAAAGAGTTAGAAACTCTAGGTTTTACATACAATCAAAACTCATATGTACCAGATGAGCTATTTAGTTTAAATACTACTTTAACCATTAAAGGTTTCCTCCTTTTATTATTTGCAGGAATTCTTATTGGTTTTGGTACACGTTATGCTGGTGGATGTACCTCAGGACATGCAATTACTGGTTTAAGTAATTTACAATTACCATCATTAATTGCGGTTATTGGTTTCTTTATTGGTGGTTTGATTATGATTTGGTTAATATTCCCTTTAATTTTTGGCTAA
- a CDS encoding LytR/AlgR family response regulator transcription factor produces the protein MEKIRCLIADDEPIARQIIENYIKDIPYLELVTTCKNAFEVMEVLQKEQIDLLFLDINMPKFSGISLLKSLAKKPEVIITTAYPEYAIEGFELAVTDYLLKPFSLERFLQAIVKVQQKLKTTPVSNTQPITVNKENEANSLFVKSDKKIIKLNFDEIYYVEAYGNYIKIYTDTMILTPQTLTEFLTKLPNNFLRIHKSYVINFNHLKLIDGNQVILINDKVLPVGKSYRKQLIKRIEE, from the coding sequence ATGGAAAAGATAAGATGTTTAATTGCAGACGACGAGCCAATTGCACGTCAAATAATAGAGAATTATATTAAAGATATTCCGTATTTAGAGTTAGTAACTACTTGCAAGAATGCTTTTGAAGTAATGGAAGTATTGCAAAAAGAGCAAATAGATTTACTATTCTTAGATATCAATATGCCGAAGTTCTCTGGAATAAGCTTATTAAAATCATTAGCAAAAAAACCAGAGGTTATTATCACAACAGCTTATCCGGAATATGCTATAGAAGGTTTTGAACTTGCCGTGACGGATTACCTATTAAAACCATTTTCATTAGAACGATTTTTACAAGCAATAGTTAAAGTTCAACAGAAACTCAAAACAACTCCGGTTAGTAATACCCAACCAATAACCGTAAATAAAGAAAACGAAGCTAATTCGTTGTTCGTTAAAAGCGATAAGAAAATCATAAAGTTAAATTTTGATGAAATTTACTATGTAGAGGCTTATGGTAATTATATAAAAATTTATACAGATACCATGATTTTGACACCTCAAACGTTAACCGAGTTTCTTACAAAACTTCCAAACAACTTTTTAAGAATACATAAATCCTATGTTATCAATTTTAATCATTTAAAACTTATAGATGGCAATCAGGTAATATTGATTAATGATAAAGTATTACCTGTAGGAAAATCTTATCGAAAGCAATTAATCAAACGAATTGAAGAATAA
- a CDS encoding TraR/DksA family transcriptional regulator, which translates to MAEDVKVRYSDSDLQEFKEIIQKKIERAEEDLELLKSSYKNGADNGTDDTSPTFKSFEDGTDTMAKEANMQLAIRQEKFIRDLKNALIRIENKTYGVCRVTGKLIQKERLKLVPHATLSIEAKRKQ; encoded by the coding sequence ATGGCAGAAGATGTTAAAGTAAGGTATTCAGACTCGGACTTACAAGAGTTTAAAGAGATTATTCAAAAGAAAATCGAAAGGGCTGAAGAAGATTTAGAATTGTTAAAATCATCATATAAAAATGGTGCTGATAATGGTACAGATGATACTTCACCTACATTTAAATCTTTCGAAGACGGCACTGATACCATGGCAAAAGAAGCGAATATGCAATTAGCTATTCGTCAAGAAAAGTTTATTAGAGACCTTAAAAACGCTTTAATTCGCATTGAAAATAAAACATATGGTGTCTGTAGAGTAACAGGTAAACTTATTCAAAAAGAACGTTTAAAATTAGTTCCTCACGCAACATTGAGTATTGAAGCTAAAAGAAAACAATAA
- a CDS encoding DUF6691 family protein codes for MKYVRFLIIGILFGIILSKSEAISWYRIFEMFKFQSFHMYGIIGSAVFISVVLMFLFKRQYIKDYLGNPITPKPKDKHYIKAILGGTIFGLGWALAGACPAPIFVLIGNGIFSIIIVLIGALLGALIYGLLSNKLPK; via the coding sequence ATGAAGTATGTAAGATTTTTAATTATCGGGATTCTATTTGGAATCATATTATCGAAATCAGAAGCAATTTCATGGTATAGGATTTTTGAAATGTTTAAGTTTCAATCTTTCCATATGTATGGAATTATTGGTTCAGCGGTTTTTATATCCGTAGTGTTAATGTTTCTGTTTAAAAGACAATACATTAAAGATTATTTAGGAAACCCGATTACTCCAAAACCAAAAGACAAACACTACATAAAAGCAATACTTGGAGGAACTATTTTTGGTTTAGGCTGGGCTTTAGCTGGTGCCTGCCCTGCACCAATTTTTGTTTTAATAGGAAATGGAATCTTTTCAATTATAATTGTATTAATTGGAGCCTTATTAGGAGCTCTTATTTATGGTTTGTTAAGTAATAAACTACCAAAATAA
- a CDS encoding sensor histidine kinase — protein sequence MSKLDTLIDNKLVQNIFVWFILFIILIGGIQSENRIQIALYAILFLLPTIYITNYFVLPYFQKRKTIFFILFILSGTLFTLLPVYVISKAINQPLDVKMFLNLFGFILLAMIFGMTIRIARDSFKRRQEVKEAELKLLKGQLNPHFLFNTLNNLYGLSVVKSDKLPNLMLKLSDLLRYSLYETRESFVSLQKEMSYLENYISLEKLRLEEQADISFSISGILKDKKLAPMLLIVFVENAFKHLAPIEGEKSTVNIDIHISENELVFKCENSFDIHSDKGENLEKGKSGIGLVNVKKRLDLIYPEAHSLKIGKTKSIFSVDLKLSI from the coding sequence ATGTCTAAACTAGATACTTTGATAGATAATAAACTGGTACAAAACATATTTGTATGGTTCATTCTGTTTATCATTTTAATCGGTGGAATTCAATCTGAAAATAGAATTCAAATAGCTCTTTATGCAATTCTATTTTTACTACCTACTATTTACATTACTAATTATTTTGTTCTTCCATATTTCCAAAAAAGGAAAACTATATTTTTCATACTTTTTATTTTAAGTGGTACGCTATTTACTTTATTGCCGGTTTATGTTATTAGTAAAGCCATAAATCAACCGTTAGATGTAAAGATGTTTTTAAACCTGTTTGGGTTTATTTTATTAGCAATGATTTTCGGTATGACTATTCGTATAGCAAGAGATAGTTTTAAACGCAGACAAGAGGTAAAGGAAGCTGAATTAAAGTTATTGAAGGGACAACTGAATCCTCATTTTCTATTTAATACATTGAATAATTTGTATGGTTTATCTGTGGTAAAGTCGGATAAACTACCAAATCTGATGTTGAAACTATCGGATTTATTACGCTACAGTTTGTATGAAACAAGAGAGTCTTTTGTTTCTTTACAAAAGGAAATGAGTTATTTAGAAAATTATATTTCTCTTGAAAAATTGAGGTTGGAAGAACAAGCAGATATTTCCTTTTCAATTTCTGGAATACTAAAAGATAAGAAATTAGCTCCAATGTTATTAATTGTGTTTGTTGAGAATGCATTTAAGCATTTGGCTCCTATTGAAGGAGAAAAAAGCACAGTAAATATTGATATTCATATTTCTGAAAATGAATTAGTATTCAAGTGTGAAAATTCATTCGATATACATAGTGATAAAGGTGAGAACCTAGAAAAAGGGAAAAGTGGAATTGGATTAGTCAATGTCAAAAAAAGACTAGATTTAATTTATCCTGAAGCACATAGTTTAAAAATTGGAAAAACCAAGAGTATTTTTTCTGTTGATTTAAAACTTTCGATATAA
- a CDS encoding ABC transporter ATP-binding protein translates to MRLDIQNVSKKYSATKYGLKDFSIGIDKGILGLLGPNGAGKSTLLKMIATVSKPSDGQIILNKNNVVKDPNYMRKQIGFLPQDFGVYPNLNAFEFLKYMAAMKGVGGKHLNSKITQLLEGLNLMDAAHKPIGSYSGGMKQRVGIAQALLNDPKVLIFDEPTVGLDPEERMRFRDLIHQLANDAIVILSSHIVSDIDTVADKVAIMKNGNLLAYGDQEELIDKVKGKVFETTIEKNTLHEFKQNHLVVHSLLKGNSSIVRFISSQQPNGALAQQPTLEDTYLYTTKTS, encoded by the coding sequence ATGAGACTCGATATACAAAACGTATCTAAAAAGTACAGTGCAACCAAATACGGATTAAAAGACTTTTCAATTGGTATTGACAAAGGAATATTAGGATTGTTAGGACCAAATGGAGCTGGTAAATCTACTTTACTAAAAATGATTGCTACTGTAAGCAAACCAAGTGACGGCCAAATTATTTTAAACAAAAACAACGTTGTAAAAGACCCTAATTACATGCGTAAACAAATTGGCTTTTTACCTCAGGATTTTGGAGTGTATCCTAACTTAAACGCTTTTGAATTTTTAAAATATATGGCAGCCATGAAAGGTGTTGGCGGAAAGCATTTAAACTCTAAAATAACACAACTTTTAGAAGGTTTGAACTTAATGGATGCTGCTCATAAACCTATTGGGAGTTATTCTGGAGGTATGAAACAACGTGTAGGAATTGCCCAAGCTCTATTAAACGATCCAAAAGTGTTGATTTTCGATGAACCAACTGTTGGTTTAGATCCGGAAGAGCGCATGAGATTCAGAGATCTTATTCATCAATTAGCCAATGATGCCATTGTGATATTGTCTTCACATATTGTTTCAGATATAGATACTGTGGCTGATAAAGTTGCTATAATGAAAAATGGAAATTTACTCGCCTATGGAGATCAAGAAGAATTGATTGATAAGGTAAAAGGTAAAGTTTTTGAAACAACAATTGAAAAAAACACTTTACACGAGTTTAAGCAAAATCATTTAGTAGTTCATTCTTTACTAAAAGGTAATTCTTCCATCGTAAGATTTATTAGTTCCCAACAACCAAATGGAGCTTTAGCACAACAACCAACTTTAGAAGACACTTATTTATACACCACTAAAACATCTTAA
- a CDS encoding DUF6443 domain-containing protein, producing MQKYLIKKIFFIIIAMSYTINSFATNTNTTDGNNVSISGNTVVNVNDTKTYTVNSNGHYIFSGNWAVLGANIISQNSLSITIQWTTPGSRILNYTATTFGGSQSASLEITINPSSTSNPISLSQNRNYVYTISPQKPVTNMSQINQNRDALKNIVYYDGLGRTEQNIAIQQSPQGKDIVIHTEYDSYGRQIKEYLPYASSTTNGAFKINASEETKNFYISNYSSDMSILNPNPFSQKALENSPANRVIKQAAPGFDWAMGSNHEIEFDYRTNSSNEVRKYSVSLNASYVPTLTGGTSYYPAGRLSKTITKDENHTGTNKVRTTEEFKNKLGQVILKRTYITNSIAADTYFVYDDYGNLTYVLPPKSEPHTAKPDSVELSELCYQYKYDKRNRLIEKKIPGKGWEYIIYDKLDRPVLTQDAILRNQKKWLFTKFDILGRMIYSGIYTHGTARNQEQMQNTFDTALARMGSKKLYENKTTSEFGSHAQHYYTNNQFPFNNIEVLTVTYYDNYTFNRAGTSTSVSNIYGVNSTTRTKGLITGSKIKVLGSSQWITNVTFFDSKARPIYEYSKNDFLLTTDIVKNKFDFTGKVVESTTQHTKSDDNLSTLTITDKFEYDNTGRLQKQVQKIGNQAEEIIVENAYDELGQLKSKGIGGKTTQNRLQTVDFKYNIRGWLKEINNTNFLGDDLFAFKLNYNTVNHSGTRLYNGNISETRWRTKNDNVLRWYKYTYDGLNRIKTAIDKDNRYSLNSVSYDKNGNITDLQRKGHINSSATSFGLMDNLQYTYASRSNRLVRVQEKMGGNITYGFKNGSNNTTEYTYDLNGNLLRDYNKNMTSNTLYNHLNLPTRITIGGKHIHYTYDATGTKLRKVVNGTTTDYAGNFIYEKSGLGAKKLKFFNHAEGYVEPNNTGKFDYIYQYKDHLGNIRLTYSDTDNNGNVNQSEIIEESNYYPFGLEHKGYNDAINSSENNSYTYNGKELEEELEKNTLAYGWRDYDPAVGRFNKIDRFAEKYYNMSTYSYAGNNPVLFVDIQGDSIGLGKDIFLKFMTMVENKIKDIKNRRNGRINALKTKGKTDKIKRLKAKWNKKDQKNSILSVYEKTLDELREMEAEKNLIFDIKTDVGGGSYKDGFLGYDTSRNTVTVNLVDGYNKGDLAHELKHGYQYLKGQMSLYMTPDGTFYGGDLHDLIDEEEAYNRGSKFGGKGSYRNKIQIEYNFEGSKLVQRTLQNTTVQPTVTKKFNINGTKKLLMVKHFYYKK from the coding sequence ATGCAAAAGTATTTAATAAAAAAGATATTTTTTATCATTATTGCAATGAGTTATACAATAAACTCGTTCGCAACCAATACGAATACAACCGATGGAAATAACGTTAGTATTAGTGGAAACACAGTTGTAAACGTTAATGATACTAAAACCTACACAGTAAATTCAAATGGTCATTATATTTTTAGTGGGAATTGGGCTGTTTTAGGTGCTAATATTATTAGCCAGAACTCTTTGAGTATAACTATTCAGTGGACTACTCCAGGTTCTAGAATTCTAAATTACACGGCAACTACATTTGGTGGAAGTCAGTCAGCTTCATTAGAAATAACGATTAATCCATCTTCAACTTCGAATCCGATAAGCTTAAGCCAAAATAGAAATTATGTTTATACCATTTCTCCACAGAAACCCGTGACGAACATGTCGCAAATTAACCAAAACAGAGATGCACTAAAGAATATTGTATACTATGATGGATTAGGAAGAACTGAACAAAATATTGCAATCCAACAAAGCCCACAGGGAAAGGATATTGTTATCCATACGGAATATGACAGTTATGGTCGTCAAATAAAAGAATATTTACCTTATGCGTCTTCAACCACTAACGGAGCGTTTAAAATAAATGCATCAGAAGAAACAAAGAACTTTTATATCTCAAATTATAGTTCTGATATGAGCATCCTAAATCCTAATCCTTTTTCACAAAAAGCCCTTGAAAACTCTCCTGCAAATCGAGTGATAAAACAAGCAGCACCTGGCTTTGATTGGGCTATGGGAAGCAATCATGAAATAGAGTTTGATTATCGCACTAATAGTAGTAATGAAGTAAGAAAATACAGCGTATCACTAAACGCATCTTATGTACCTACACTAACAGGTGGTACTTCATATTATCCTGCAGGTAGATTGTCGAAAACGATTACGAAAGATGAAAATCATACTGGTACTAACAAAGTTCGAACGACAGAGGAATTTAAAAATAAGTTAGGACAGGTAATTCTTAAAAGAACCTATATTACTAATTCTATTGCAGCTGACACCTATTTTGTATATGACGATTATGGGAATTTAACTTATGTATTACCCCCTAAATCTGAACCTCACACTGCTAAACCTGATAGCGTAGAACTCTCAGAATTGTGTTATCAGTATAAGTATGATAAGAGAAATCGATTGATTGAGAAAAAAATTCCTGGAAAGGGTTGGGAATACATCATTTACGATAAACTAGACAGACCTGTCCTTACTCAAGATGCGATTTTAAGAAATCAAAAAAAATGGTTATTCACCAAGTTTGATATTTTGGGGAGAATGATTTATTCTGGAATTTATACTCACGGGACAGCACGCAATCAAGAGCAAATGCAGAATACTTTTGATACGGCTCTAGCAAGAATGGGTAGTAAAAAATTATATGAAAATAAGACAACAAGTGAATTTGGTTCTCATGCACAGCATTACTACACTAATAATCAATTCCCATTCAACAATATTGAAGTACTTACGGTTACTTATTATGATAATTATACGTTTAATAGAGCGGGAACAAGTACTTCCGTGTCTAATATTTATGGCGTTAATTCTACAACACGTACCAAAGGACTAATCACAGGAAGTAAAATAAAAGTATTAGGTTCTTCTCAGTGGATAACCAATGTAACTTTTTTTGACTCCAAAGCGAGACCTATTTATGAATATAGCAAAAATGATTTTCTATTAACTACAGATATTGTAAAAAATAAGTTCGATTTTACTGGTAAAGTTGTCGAATCAACTACGCAACATACAAAATCAGATGATAACTTATCAACGCTTACCATTACTGATAAATTTGAATACGATAACACCGGAAGGCTGCAAAAACAGGTTCAGAAAATAGGAAATCAAGCAGAAGAGATTATTGTAGAAAATGCCTACGATGAGTTAGGTCAATTAAAAAGTAAAGGTATTGGTGGAAAGACCACTCAAAATCGTTTACAAACGGTCGATTTTAAATATAATATAAGGGGTTGGTTGAAAGAAATTAATAATACAAATTTTTTAGGAGATGACTTATTTGCATTTAAATTGAATTATAATACGGTAAATCACTCGGGAACTAGGCTGTATAATGGTAATATTTCAGAAACAAGATGGAGAACCAAAAATGATAATGTTTTGAGATGGTACAAGTATACTTATGACGGTCTAAATCGAATCAAAACCGCCATTGATAAAGATAATCGATACAGTCTTAATTCTGTCAGTTATGATAAAAATGGAAACATTACGGATTTACAACGAAAAGGACATATTAATAGCAGTGCAACAAGTTTTGGACTCATGGACAATTTACAATATACTTATGCCAGTAGAAGTAACCGATTAGTGAGAGTTCAAGAAAAAATGGGAGGTAATATTACCTACGGATTCAAAAATGGCTCAAACAATACAACTGAATACACCTATGATCTTAATGGTAACTTATTAAGGGATTATAATAAAAATATGACATCTAATACGTTATATAATCACTTGAATCTACCTACAAGAATCACTATTGGCGGTAAACATATTCATTATACCTATGATGCTACTGGAACTAAATTGAGGAAGGTTGTAAACGGAACTACTACCGATTATGCTGGTAATTTTATTTACGAAAAAAGCGGATTAGGGGCTAAAAAATTGAAGTTCTTTAATCATGCAGAAGGATATGTAGAACCCAATAATACAGGGAAATTTGATTACATTTACCAATACAAAGACCATTTAGGAAATATAAGACTCACATATTCAGATACAGATAATAACGGAAATGTGAATCAAAGTGAAATTATAGAAGAATCTAACTATTATCCATTTGGTCTTGAACATAAAGGCTATAATGACGCAATTAACAGTAGTGAAAATAATTCTTATACTTATAATGGAAAAGAACTCGAGGAAGAATTAGAAAAAAACACTCTTGCATATGGTTGGAGAGATTATGATCCTGCAGTTGGTAGATTTAATAAAATCGATAGATTTGCTGAAAAATATTACAATATGTCTACTTATAGTTACGCAGGAAATAACCCTGTGTTATTTGTCGATATTCAGGGTGATAGTATTGGTTTAGGTAAAGATATCTTTCTAAAATTTATGACCATGGTAGAGAACAAAATAAAAGATATTAAGAACAGAAGAAATGGCAGAATTAATGCTCTTAAAACAAAAGGTAAAACAGATAAAATAAAAAGGCTTAAAGCCAAGTGGAATAAGAAGGATCAAAAAAATTCTATTTTATCAGTTTATGAAAAGACGCTAGATGAACTCAGAGAAATGGAAGCTGAAAAAAATCTCATTTTTGATATAAAAACTGACGTCGGTGGTGGGAGTTATAAAGATGGCTTTTTAGGTTATGATACATCACGAAATACTGTTACTGTTAACCTTGTTGATGGTTATAACAAAGGTGACTTAGCTCATGAGTTAAAACACGGATATCAATATTTAAAAGGTCAAATGTCACTTTACATGACACCAGATGGCACATTTTATGGAGGTGATTTACATGATCTCATAGACGAAGAAGAAGCATACAACAGAGGCAGTAAATTTGGAGGAAAAGGTTCTTACAGAAATAAAATACAAATTGAATATAATTTCGAAGGTTCAAAGTTGGTCCAACGAACTTTGCAAAATACAACGGTTCAGCCCACAGTAACAAAAAAATTCAATATTAATGGAACGAAAAAATTATTAATGGTAAAACATTTTTACTATAAAAAATAA
- a CDS encoding lipoprotein signal peptidase has product MSKKSIAILTVILAILIDQITKIYIKTHFYLGEEIKVLGLDWFRIHFTENNGMAWGLEFGGKAGKLFLTLFRIVAVGAIIYWLRDTIKNKFHNGVIIAISLILAGAIGNIIDSVFYGVIFSESKSGGAIATMFPEQGYEDFFFGKVVDMLYFPMYQGESFTFFNAIFNGADSWISIGVVLLFILHKHAFPKKEEA; this is encoded by the coding sequence ATGTCAAAGAAATCTATTGCAATTCTTACCGTTATACTAGCAATTTTAATTGATCAAATCACTAAAATATATATAAAGACTCACTTTTATTTAGGGGAGGAAATAAAAGTACTAGGTTTGGATTGGTTTCGAATTCATTTCACAGAAAATAATGGAATGGCTTGGGGCCTTGAGTTCGGTGGTAAAGCAGGAAAGTTGTTCTTGACATTATTTAGAATTGTTGCTGTTGGAGCAATTATTTACTGGTTGCGAGATACTATTAAGAACAAATTCCATAACGGAGTAATAATTGCAATTTCATTAATCCTTGCTGGTGCAATTGGTAATATAATTGACTCGGTCTTCTACGGTGTTATTTTTTCAGAATCGAAAAGTGGAGGGGCAATAGCAACTATGTTCCCTGAACAAGGTTATGAGGACTTCTTTTTTGGTAAAGTAGTTGATATGTTATATTTCCCAATGTATCAAGGCGAAAGTTTTACGTTTTTCAATGCGATTTTTAATGGAGCCGATAGTTGGATTAGTATCGGAGTAGTATTGTTATTTATTCTGCATAAACATGCATTTCCAAAGAAAGAGGAAGCATAA
- a CDS encoding DUF4230 domain-containing protein, giving the protein MRFLKYLAVFLLGFLLAKLWYDRQKPVYQAEEVKVMVNEIKNLSKLVVSQGNYSEMYSSGDTKKYFFDYLQFQKKAIVSVNAKVEVGYDLSQIDIQIDSLNREIIINKIPEQEVVISPEVKYFDLKQSQFNTFSKEELNTVNSKAIERLKETIELTNQKKEAKRRLFEELSKIYQLSKIYRWKVVDNTNSIDLDKIMLIKD; this is encoded by the coding sequence ATGCGTTTTTTAAAATATCTTGCGGTGTTTTTATTGGGGTTTTTACTTGCTAAACTCTGGTATGATAGGCAAAAGCCAGTTTATCAAGCTGAAGAAGTGAAGGTAATGGTTAATGAAATTAAGAATCTAAGCAAGTTGGTCGTTTCACAAGGTAACTATTCTGAAATGTATAGTTCCGGCGATACTAAAAAGTACTTTTTCGATTATTTACAGTTTCAGAAAAAAGCCATTGTGTCTGTAAATGCGAAGGTTGAAGTGGGTTATGATTTGTCTCAAATAGATATTCAAATTGATAGTCTAAATAGAGAAATTATCATTAATAAAATTCCTGAACAAGAAGTTGTTATTTCTCCTGAGGTCAAATATTTCGACCTAAAACAGAGTCAATTCAATACATTTTCAAAGGAGGAACTCAATACAGTCAATTCTAAAGCTATTGAAAGGTTAAAAGAAACCATAGAATTAACAAATCAAAAGAAAGAAGCTAAAAGACGTTTATTTGAAGAGTTATCCAAAATTTATCAGTTATCCAAAATTTATCGTTGGAAGGTTGTAGATAATACCAATTCTATTGATTTAGATAAGATAATGCTCATCAAAGATTAA
- a CDS encoding ABC transporter permease yields the protein MNIFPLIKYSYLQRVRNYNFLITLCTSLAVAYTFVPAPDANYSTIRIADYVGDYNSAWFGYVTAIMSSLFLSLVGFYLINGGIKTDIQTKVGQIIATTKVTNTTYLFSKVISGFFILLTILGVVLIMSIALFHSYNENFPFEIFQFIKPYFLITIPTLFFIAVLAVVFEVFFRNYTILQNIGFFFLFSFLMLSSRTHQDHFSSDMLGTKIVMNKMENQVRELTQGDHIKQLSIGYVIGNKNAAKKFHFNGMEFPYSFVISRIFWIALGTLLVFLATGFFHRFSLKESSTQKAPKVATQTEITNKEIQISGLSKLTTNFSILPLLRTELLLLIRKGKKWLWFINGIGILLLALLPLEISHQFVLPILWFFQVSRISDLTTKEFTNKVHYFAFASFNPLHRLLISQLLASILLLLFLALPLLVRLILAANFIALSTVILGAIFIVFLAAAFGIVTKGKKLFEVVFFMITYTNINKIPFTDYFGALSQNNFLSVKLTICILMLGTMVYSIRNYQLKTS from the coding sequence ATGAATATTTTTCCTTTAATAAAATATAGCTATTTACAACGCGTAAGAAATTATAATTTCTTAATTACACTTTGCACAAGTTTAGCGGTTGCATATACATTTGTACCAGCACCAGATGCTAATTATTCAACAATAAGAATTGCAGATTATGTTGGTGATTATAATTCTGCTTGGTTTGGATATGTTACAGCGATTATGAGTAGTTTATTTTTATCGCTTGTTGGTTTTTATCTGATTAATGGTGGAATTAAAACCGATATTCAAACTAAAGTCGGACAAATTATTGCTACTACAAAAGTTACGAATACCACGTATTTATTTTCAAAAGTTATAAGTGGATTTTTCATATTATTGACTATTCTTGGAGTAGTACTTATTATGAGTATCGCTTTATTTCATTCGTACAATGAAAACTTTCCTTTTGAAATTTTTCAGTTTATAAAACCTTATTTCTTAATTACTATTCCAACATTATTTTTCATTGCCGTGTTAGCCGTTGTTTTTGAAGTTTTCTTCAGAAATTATACTATACTTCAAAATATTGGTTTTTTCTTCTTATTCTCTTTCTTAATGTTGTCATCAAGAACTCATCAAGATCACTTTTCATCTGATATGTTAGGGACTAAAATCGTTATGAATAAAATGGAAAACCAAGTTAGAGAATTAACGCAAGGAGATCATATCAAACAATTATCTATTGGATACGTAATTGGAAATAAAAATGCTGCGAAAAAATTTCATTTTAATGGAATGGAGTTTCCATACTCATTTGTAATTAGCAGAATATTTTGGATTGCTTTAGGAACATTACTTGTTTTTCTTGCTACCGGTTTCTTTCATAGGTTTTCGCTAAAGGAATCTTCTACTCAAAAAGCACCAAAAGTTGCGACTCAAACTGAAATAACAAATAAGGAAATTCAAATCTCAGGATTATCCAAACTAACTACGAATTTCTCTATTCTTCCGCTACTTAGAACCGAATTATTATTACTGATTAGAAAAGGAAAAAAATGGTTGTGGTTTATAAATGGTATTGGAATATTACTCTTAGCGCTGCTTCCTTTAGAAATTTCACATCAGTTTGTATTACCAATTCTTTGGTTTTTCCAAGTAAGTAGAATCTCAGATTTAACTACAAAGGAATTTACAAATAAAGTACACTATTTTGCTTTTGCTTCTTTTAATCCCTTACATAGATTGTTGATTTCTCAACTCTTAGCGAGTATTCTATTGCTTCTATTCTTAGCTCTTCCTTTATTGGTAAGATTAATACTAGCCGCAAATTTTATAGCTTTAAGCACTGTAATTCTTGGAGCAATTTTTATAGTTTTCTTAGCAGCAGCCTTCGGAATAGTAACAAAAGGGAAAAAGTTATTTGAAGTAGTATTTTTCATGATTACGTATACTAATATCAATAAAATTCCTTTTACAGATTATTTCGGAGCCTTAAGTCAAAACAACTTTTTATCAGTTAAATTAACAATCTGTATTCTGATGCTTGGTACAATGGTGTATAGCATTCGTAATTATCAATTAAAAACATCTTAA